A genomic region of Microtus ochrogaster isolate Prairie Vole_2 chromosome 15, MicOch1.0, whole genome shotgun sequence contains the following coding sequences:
- the Krt79 gene encoding keratin, type II cytoskeletal 79 — translation MRSSVSRQTYSTKGGFSSNSASGGGGSRMRTSYSSVTMSRSSGSSGGVRSCPGSGGFGSRSLYNLGGKGISVSVAGGASSGRALGGFGSGAYVGLGAGRQTFGPVCPPGGIQEVTVNQSLLTPLNVEIDPEIQRVRTQEREQIKTLNNKFASFIDKVRFLEQQNKVLETKWALLQEQSQNTGVTRNLEPLFETYLSNLRRQLDAKQSERGRLDMELRNVQDNLEDFKNKYEDEINKRTALENEFVLLKKDVDAAYMGRMDLHGKVDTLTQEIDFLQHLFEMELSQVQTHVSDTNVVLSMDNNRSLDLDSIIAEVKAQYELIAQRSRAEAESWYQTKYEELQVTAGKHGDNLRDTKNEIAELTRTIQRLQGEVDATKKQCQQLQTAIAEAEQRGEMALKDAKKKLGDLDTALHQAKEDLARLLRDYQSLMNVKLALDVEIATYRKLLESEESRMSGECPSAVSISVTGNSTSVVGGGMAGFGSGLSLGGAGGASKGSFSANVNYGTAKSGQVSGGTSILRKTTTVKTSSRRY, via the exons ATGCGGTCCTCTGTGTCCCGCCAGACTTACTCCACGAAAGGAGGCTTCAGCTCTAACTCAGCCAGCGGAGGGGGCGGGAGTCGCATGCGAACCAGCTACAGCTCAGTCACCATGTCCAGGAGTAGTGGCAGCAGCGGTGGGGTCCGCTCTTGCCCCGGCTCTGGAGGCTTTGGCAGCCGGAGCCTCTATAATTTGGGAGGCAAGGGCATCTCTGTCAGTGTGGCTGGTGGGGCCTCTTCTGGCCGGGCGCTAGGAGGTTTTGGCAGTGGGGCTTACGTGGGCCTAGGGGCTGGACGGCAGACATTTGGACCAGTCTGTCCTCCTGGGGGGATCCAGGAAGTCACCGTCAACCAGAGTCTGCTGACACCTCTCAATGTGGAGATAGACCCCGAGATCCAGCGGGTGCGCACGCAGGAGCGCGAGCAGATCAAGACCCTCAACAACAAGTTTGCCTCCTTCATTGACAAG GTGCGCTTCCTGGAGCAGCAAAACAAGGTGCTGGAGACCAAGTGGGCCCTGCTGCAGGAGCAGAGTCAGAATACAGGGGTCACCAGGAACCTGGAGCCTCTCTTTGAGACTTACCTGAGCAACTTGAGAAGGCAGCTGGATGCCAAGCAGAGCGAGCGTGGGAGGCTGGATATGGAGCTGAGGAACGTGCAAGACAATCTGGAGGACTTCAAGAACAA GTATGAGGATGAAATCAACAAGCGCACTGCCTTGGAGAACGAATTTGTGTTGCTCAAGAAG GATGTAGATGCTGCATATATGGGCAGAATGGACCTGCACGGCAAAGTGGACACCCTGACCCAGGAGATTGACTTCCTGCAGCATCTCTTTGAGATG GAGCTGAGCCAAGTGCAGACCCATGTGTCTGACACCAACGTGGTGCTGTCTATGGACAACAACCGCAGCCTGGACTTGGACAGCATCATTGCTGAGGTCAAAGCCCAGTACGAGCTGATTGCCCAGAGGAGCCGGGCTGAGGCTGAGTCCTGGTACCAGACCAAG TACGAGGAGCTGCAGGTGACAGCTGGGAAGCATGGGGACAACCTTCGAGACACCAAAAACGAGATCGCAGAACTCACCCGCACTATCCAGAGACTGCAAGGTGAAGTGGATGCAACCAAGAAGCAG TGCCAGCAGCTGCAGACAGCCATTGCAGAAGCAGAGCAGCGTGGGGAGATGGCGCTCAAGGACGCTAAGAAGAAGCTTGGAGATCTAGACACAGCCCTGCACCAGGCCAAGGAGGACCTGGCCCGGCTGCTGCGTGACTACCAGTCTCTCATGAACGTCAAGCTGGCCCTGGATGTGGAGATCGCCACCTACCGCAAGCTGCTGGAGAGCGAGGAGAGCAG GATGTCTGGAGAGTGTCCCAGTGCTGTCAGTATCT CGGTGACCGGCAACTCTACCTCGGTGGTTGGAGGCGGCATGGCAGGCTTCGGGAGCGGCCTCTCTCTAGGCGGGGCTGGCGGGGCCAGCAAGGGCAGCTTCAGTGCTAACGTGAACTACGGCACTGCCAAGAGCGGGCAGGTCTCCGGGGGCACCTCCATCCTGCGGAAGACCACCACGGTCAAGACCTCTAGCAGGAGATACTAG